The DNA window ATTCGCCTTCGCCGGCCGCGCCATAGATGATCGCGGCAGCGGCCGAGTGATAGACGCTGAACTTGCCTTCGAGCCCCGTGCGCGGCGTCTTCTTGCCGGTGAGTTCCAGTACCAGCGGATGTACCTCAAGTTCGATCGAAGCAACGTCCTCGGCCTTCAGGCCGTGTTCGTTGCGAAGCTGCACGCAACCGTCGATCGCCGGATGGATGACGATGCCGCAGGCGAACGGCTTATAGGTGTTGAGACTGATCTCGAAATGCTCGCCCAGGCCCTGGGTGATCTCATCGAAATTGCGGGCGGCCGACATCACATGCGCGAAACCGCGCGGCGCTTCCAGCACACGGTCGGAACTAGTGAAATTTTGTTTGGCGAGCAATGCGGCCGTCATGCCGTTTTGTGCGGCGCGGCCGGGATGGAAGCTCTTGCACATCGTTCCGAACATTTCGCGGAACCCCGAGGATTGGGTGCCGGCGATGCCGAGCGCCCAAACCATCTGTTGTTCGTCGAGCTTCAAGAGCTTGCCGACCGCCGCCGCCGCGCCGAAGACTCCTGCAGTGCCGGTGATATGCCAGCCGATATCGTAATGGGCGGGATATACCGCGTTACCGATCCGGCATTCGGTTTCGACGCCGAGAATGAAGGCATGCAGGAAATCGGCACCGGAAACCGGATGATGCTCTGCAAAGGCCAGAATGGCCGAAGCGACGGGACCGGCGGGATGGATGATCGTGCGCAGATGCGTATCGTCGAAATCGAAGACGTGGCTCGAAATGCCGTTCAGCAGCGCGGCATTGAGAATATCGGTCTTCTCGCCGCGGCCAAGCACGGTTGCCTGGCCTGCGCCTATGAATGGCCGCAGCGCTTCCGTTGCTCGATCGAGAGTCGGATGAACGGAACCGCCGACGGCGCAGCCGAGCCAGTTCAGGAACGAGCGCACGGCTTCCCGTTTGACGGCGGCGGGAACATCGTCCGGCTTCGCCTGAACCAGATAGCGCGCAAGAATCCGGGTCACTTCAGTCATGGGTATTCCTTTTCGAAAATAATAATGTCTTGGGAGCCGGCAGACGCGCTCGGGAAAAGCCGCTGCCGTTGAAAGTCGCAAGACCGGCCGGAGGCCGATCGCGCAAACTGCAATTCATGGCAGGAAGACCCCACCATTGGCATGGATCGTCTGACCGGTCAGGTAACGAGCATTCGGACCGGCGAGGAACTGAACCAGGGCGGCCACTTCTTCCGGCCGTCCGCGACGACCGACCAAAGGGGCATGCACGGCGTGATGGGCGGGATTTTGTGCTGAGGAACGGCCACGCGCTGTGCCGATCATACCGGGCACGACGCAATTGACGGTGATCCCCTGCGGCGCCAGGTCATGCGCGAGTCCGCGCGTCAGTCCGACGATGCCCGCCTTGGCTGTCACCACATGCGCACGATTGGCCGCGCCCGTATGGGCGGACATGCCGCCGATGTTGATGATCGCTGCATTGTCGGAACGTGAAAGCGCCGGCTGCGCGGCCTTCGCCATCAGGAAGGCGCCATCTAGGATGATGCTCAACACCTCACGCCATTCCGCGTATGAGAGATCGGCAAAGGGCGTTTCACGGCGGTTAGCGGCGTTGTTGACGACGCAATCAAGTTTGCCGAAGGCGTCAAGCGCGCTTGCGACCAACCGTTGAGCTCCCTCCTCGGTGGCGACATCCGCCAATGTTACGATCGCGCGACCGCCGGCGGACTGAATCTCCGCCGCGGCTGCTTCCGCTTCTGCCCGAGAACTGAGGGCATTGACCACTACGGCGGCGCCGGCAGATGCCAAGTCGAGCGCGATCTGACGGCCAATGTTGCGGGCAGCGCCTGTCACAATTGCGACGCGGCCTGCGAGGCTCTGTTCGCTCACAGCGCAAACTCCTTCAATCGATCGATATCAGCGCCGTCGAAAATCGTTTGCGAGAGTGTAAGAAAAGCGAGTGCCGTCTCCCGACTCCAGCCGCCATAGACGGCATTGTCGACGAACTTCGTCTCTATCTCTTCCACCGTCAGCGGCGCATGCTTGCCGCCGCGCATATAGGGCTGACGGAATTCCAGCTGCGAACCGTCCGAAAGCGTCGCCAGGAGATGGCCAGTGAAGTTCTTCGGATATTCGTCGTTCGGATCGATGCGATAGCGGATCTTCGCCGCAAGCGCCCTTACTGCCGGATCGGCGATGCGTTCCCCAGTGAATTGCGCGAGCCCCGCCTTGCGATCGAGGAAGCCGAAAGCCATGCAGATGGGGGTCGAGAATTTCGCGGCGTAGGGCGTCTGCGGCGCGTGCTTGACCGCAAGCGGTTCCCATAGCCGATGCACCGTGCCTTCGCCGACATCGCAGACGATCTCCACGATCTGATCCGCGCTGACGCCGGTCTCGGCGAGTTGGACAGCGCAGTCGATAAACGGTTGCGTCATCGTCCCGCATGCATAGGGCTTGAAGGCGATGGTCTCCATGATCCAATCTTGACCAAGATCGCGGAGAAGAACGCCGAAGTCGGGTTCACGTGACGGTGCAAAGGCGTGGAAGAAACCATGTGTGCCTTCCATCACTGTACGAGGGCCGAGGAACCCGCCGCGAGCCATGAGCGCCGCGCGTATGCCGGACTGGGCGGCGTTGCCGGCATGCATGCGTTTGGTCCAGGTGCCTTCGGCCAGGTATTCTATGATACCCGCCGCCATGCTGCCGGCAATGCCGATCGCCGAGACCGTCTCGCTTTCGCTGAGGCCGAGACTGGCGGAAACGGCCGCAGCAGCAGCGACCGTGCCGATAACGGCGGTCGGATGGAACCCCGCTGTATGGATTGCCTTCGGTGCAACGAGGCTCAGACGGCAGAGAAGCTCGACGCCCACAGCGACCCCCTTCAGGAGCCTGTCGCCGCTAAGCCCCTCACGCTCGCAAATGGCAAGCACCGCCGGCACGATGACGGCGCCGGAATGAACCGGCCCGCCCTCGAAAGTATCGTCGTAATCTTCGCCATGCGCGGCGGTGCCGTTGATTAGTGCGGCGCTGAAAGCATCGAAACCGCCGTGATGGCCGATCGCGGTGGTGACACCCTTGTCGGTCGCGGCAATCGTTGCGGCGACATAGTCTTCGTTCCGGGCGGCGATGGCGAGGCCCGCCACGTCGACGATCAACATACGCGAAATGTCGATCGCCTTTTTCGAAATCCCGTCACGGGAGAGGCCGGCGATCCACTGCGCCAGAGTCTCGGCGATGGTGGTCGTGGCAAGAGGACTATGCTGGTTCACGAGTGGCCTTTCACGATTTGGGACTCTTGGGCAGGCTGGGAGGACTGCGCTGTCTTGTCATTCCTGCGGCGGCCGCGGACATGTCCGACGAGGGAGCCGACGATGAAGAGAAGTGCGACGGCGAGCAGGCCGGCCGAGATCGGATCGGTGATGAAGGTCGAGTAGTCACCGGCCGAGAGCACCAGCGCCCGCCGATAGTTGGATTCGATCAGGAATCCGAGAACCACACCGAGCACCATCGGCAGGAACGGCAGCCGGAAATAACGCATGGCATAGCCGAGGGCGCCGAAGGACAGCGCAACGCCGACCTGGAACAGGCTGTATTCGATCGCGTAGACGCCGGAGACCAGCAATGCGAAGATGAACGCCATCAGGTAGGATTTCGGCCGGTTCACCAGCCAGATGCAAGGCGGCATGAAGGCGTAGCCTGCGACAAGCAATGCGATGACGCTGACGCCAAGGCCGACATAGAGGTCAAACACGATATCGGCATGCTGCACGAACAGCATCGGTCCGGGAATAAGGTCCTGGATCAGGAAGCCGCCGAGCAGGACGGCCGTGGAGTTCGTACCGGGAATACCGAGACTCAGCAGCGGAATGAGCGCGGTCTTGGAAACCGTGGTGTTGGCGGTTTCCGGCGCGGCGATGCCTTCCGGTGCGCCCTTGCCGAACTCGTCCTTGTGGCGCGACCAGCGGCGCGCTTCGTTATAGGCAAGAAAGGCTGCCACTGTCCCGCCGGCGCCAGGCGTCACACCTTCGATGACGCCGACGATCATGCCGATCAGTTGCGCCGGCCAGATCCGTTTCCAGATGGCTTTGCTCGGGAACCTGACACGAGCCGAACCCGCATCCGCCTTGTCCCACGCGGGCTCGCTTGCCGTCGCCATCAACTCGCTCAGCGCATAGAGACCGACGAGAACGAGGATCGGCGGAATGCCGGAGAGAAGTTCCGGGCTGCCGAAGGTGAAGCGATTGAGGCCGGTCACGGGATCGGTGCCGATGGCTGCGATCATCAGTCCGAGAACGCCGGCCATCAAACCCTTGATCAGATTTTCACCGGCCAACGACCCGATGACGCTCAGACCGAGGATGCCTAGCGCGAAATAAGAGGTCGGATGAAAGGCCAGCGCCAGACGAGACAACGGCTCCGTCAGCAGCACCAGGACAACGAGCCCGAAAATGCCGCCGAGAATACCGGAATAGAGCGAGATACCAAGCGCTTCGCCCGCCCGACCCTGCTGCTTCATTGCATAGCCGTCAAGGACAGTGGCCGCCGCCGCATTGGTCCCCGGCGTGCGGATCAGAATGGCCGGAATGGAGCCGCCATATTCCGCGCCAAAATAGGCCGACGCCAAAAGCACGATCGCCATCGACGATTGCATACCGTAAGTGAAGGGCAGGAGGAGCGCCATTGCGATCGATGCGGAGATGCCCGGCATCGAGCTTCCAACGACGCCCCAGGCGACACCGGCGAAGGCTGCGAAGATGATGCCCGGCGTGGTCAGGACATCGAGCAGATGCATGAAAACAGCCATGCCGTCCTCCTCAGATCAGCGACGGCCACAGCCCGGCAGGCTGCGGAACTTGCAGGATTTCAACGAAGATCACCCAGAAAACCACGCCGCCGGCTGCGGCAATCGGCAGCATCCATGGCGTAAGGCGACGTTCCAGATACCAGGCGACAAAGAAGATCAGGAGGGCCAGCGACAGAATGTATCCGAGCCAAGGCAGGATCGCGATGTAAGCTGCGCCCATAAGCACCATGCCGGCAGCACGCAACGCGGCGTAACGGTCGCTTTTTACCGTGTTCTTGCCGGCGCTGACGACGGCATGAACACCGCCGCCGCGCCCGAGAAGCGTGTTGGCGATCAAGAGCAGCGACAAAATACCGAGCACGATCGCGTAGCTGATCGGCAGGCCCTGCGGTCCGACGGAGTCGGCGAGCATGCTGTGCGGGATGGCTGCTGCAACGCTGTAATAGGCTATGGCGAGCGCGAGCATCAGGATGCCGCAAACGAGATCGCGTTTCATGGGACGAAGCCTCTGAACTCGAAGGGAAAGCAGGCGGCGATAGCGCCGCCGCTTGTTACTGGATGACGCCGGAAGCCTTCAGGAAGGCCTGCGTATCGCTGCCGAACTTGTTCATGAAGCTCACGTATTCATCATGCTTCATGAAGCCCGGCTCAAGATCGTTTTCCGTGTAGATCTTCTTGTATTTCGGGTCTGCGAGCAGCTTCGGGATCGCCGCTTCCCAGGCCGCAATGACCGCCGGGGGCAGGTTCTTCGGGCCAGCAAGGCCGCGGAATTTGACCACCGATACATCGATGCCCTGTTCCTTCGCCGTCTTCAGATCTGGAAAGAGGTTCAGACGGTGGTCGCCGACAACGGCCAGCATGCGCAGCTTGCCTGCATCGAGTTGGGCGCGAATTTCGCCGATCTCGCCAACGCCGATGTCCAGCGTGCCATTCAGCACGTTGATCTGCATATCGCCACCGCCTTCGAAGGTGATGATGGACGCATTGACGCCGGTCTTCGCCTTGATCTGCTCGAGAACCTGCCGCTCGAGCGAGGCAGGGTTCGCAGCACCCCATTTGCCACGACCCTCCTCAGCGGCGGCAATGACATCCGGCAGCGTCTGGAACTTGGAATCCACCGAGGTGTAGATCACCTCAGGATCGTAGAAGACATTTACCAGCGGCTCCATATCCTTGTAGGTCGCTTCGGGCGTGCTGAGCAGGGACGTATAAATATAGGTCGGCGTCGTCGCGTAGAACCAGCTACCATCTGGCGTTGAGGAGGCTACCGTCGACATGGCCTTGGCACCGCTGCCACCGGTGACATTTTCGACGACCAGCTTCGGCCCCAGATAGGGCTGGAGATAGGGCAGCATTTCACGCAGAAACACGTCACTACCGCCGCCGGGACTGGAATGCGTGACGAGCTTGACGATCGGCGCAGGATACTTTTGCTGAGCGATAGCCGCGCTGAAAGGCAGGGTTACGAGTGCAAGCGCCAATGAAATTGCTTTAGGTTTAAAATTAATTCCCATGCGATATTTCCTCCCATCGCAATTGGATGTTGAACGTCGCTCCCTCAGCGCCATCTCAGAAAAATGAATTAGGCAGTCTTGCCGGCTAGCTCCTTGGCTCTGCCGGGATCTTCGACATGCAGCATTCGATCCTTACCCCGCTGAACGTGATCGAAGGCTGCCCTGAATGCAGCCTCGGGATCGCGCGCCTTGAGGGCATCGACAATCTGCCGGTGCTCCAGGTTCGAGCGCTCGAGACCGCCGCCATGCAGCAGACCTCTCGCGCGGAAGAGATGCAGTTCCTTGATCAAAGCCGCATAGTCATCAACCAGCCGCTTGTTGCCGGACCCCTGCAAGATCGCCTGATGAAACTTCAAGTTGACTGGATAATATTCGTCGAGCGACCCCTGCTCGGCGAACCTGTCCATCGTATCCAACAGCTCGTCCAATTTGGCGAGGTCGGCTTCACTCATGCGTGCGGCCGAAAGCCTGGCAGCCAAGCCGAAAAGCGCCGCGCGCACATCGTAGACATCCAGAGCCTCCTCTTCGCTGACGCTGCGCACGAATACGCCGCGGTTGGGGATAAGCTCCAGCAACCCACTCTCTGCAAGCGCTCGGCACGCCTCACGGATCGGCCCGCGGCTCACCTGAAAGCGCGTCGCAAGGGCGTTCTCGTTCAGCCGCTCTCCACTGGCGAAATGGCCCGACAAAACAAGCTGCTCGATCTCGTGCTTAAGCACGCTCGTCATCGACTGGAAACGGAGGATATCTAGGTCTGGTGTCTTCATGGCCGAAGTCGTAAATCGCATTCTGTAAATTGTCAACAAATTTCAATTTACGAAATTGCCGTACCTCCATCGCTTGCTAAAGGCCGTGGCGGCCAATAAGAACGATGGCGCCCCTATCCTCCATTTGCAGACGCCGCACATATAGAAGGACGCGCCACCATGCGGAATTCGCAAGGTCAAAGCCCGACTGCTCTCGGACTGTTTCTCATCTTCGCCCGCATCGGCCTCACCAGTTTTGGTGGCGGATTAAGCGGCTGGTTTCTGCGAGAGTTCGTTCAGATGCGGAAATGGATGACGGAAGAAGAGTTTTTCAACGGGCTGGCCATTTCGCAGGCTTTGCCCGGGATCAACATCAAGAACCTGGCCATCTGGATCGGCTATCGCATGCTCGGCCGCAAGGGCGCCGTTGCCGGTTTTCTCGGGATCATCGTCCCACCCGGGATCGTCATCGTCCTGCTCGGGACTTTGTTCGCCTCACTGATGCGGTTCGATGTAACCCATCTGCTTCTCGAAGGAGCAGCTGCCGCGGCTGTGGGATTATCACTGTCGATGGGATTGACGGCAGCTTGGCGCGTTCCGCGCGAGGTCATGCCGATTGCCCTGATGATCGCCACTTTCGTTGCAATCGGCATCCTCCATTGGCCCCTGATTTGGACTGTGCTGGGTGCCGGATCGGTCAGCGTCGCCCTCTCCTATTTCAATGTCTGAGGACGACGGACCGATGTCAAATCCGCTTTGGGATCTGCTGACCGTCTTTGCACCAATTTCCATCGTGACGATCGGCGGCGGGCAAAGCGCCATCGCCGACATCCATCGTCAGGTCGTCGACGTCCACCACTGGATGACGCAAGCCGAATTCGTCAACGCCTTCGCCATTTCGCGGATGACCCCAGGGCCAGGCTCATTGTTGGCGACGTTAATCGGCTGGCAGGTCGCAGGCTTCTGGGGCGCCGTCGTCGCAACACTCGCCCTGTTTGGGCCTACCGCCTTCCTGATTTACGGCGTGGCTCATGTCTGGTCGCGTTTCCAGGGCGCGCGCTGGCAGATCGCCCTGGAAACCGGCCTCAGGCCGATCGCCGCCGGCATGATCCTGGCCGCAACCTATATTCTCTTCAACGCGATGGATGGGGGGTGGGTGGCTGAAGGTGTCGCGCTCGCGTCCACTGCGGTTCTCATGTTAACACGCATCAATCCCCTGCTCTTGCTGGCGTGCGGCGCCGGCATTTTTGTAAGCCTGCATGGAATTGTGTGAGACGGACAACACATTGTCCGTCAAGCGCCCGCCTCCCGGCGGGCGCTCTCTTCTTCTGAGAATAGTTATGCCTTGAAGAAGGCAAGCAGGTCGGCATTGATGGCGTCTGCATGGGTGGTGGCCATGCCGTGCGGGAAGCCCTTATAGACTTTCAATGTCGCGTTCTTGAGCAACTTGGAAGACAGAAGCGCTGAATCTGCGATCGGCACGATCTGGTCGTCATCGCCGTGCATCACCAGCACCGGCACATCGATCTTCTTCAGATCCTCGGTGAAATCGGTTTCCGAGAAGGCCTTGATGCAGTCGTAGTGAGCCTTGGCGCCGCCCATCATGCCCTGACGCCACCAGTTATCGATGATGCCCTCCGAGACAGTCGCACCCGGACGATTGAAGCCGTAGAATGGGCCGGCGGGAACATCGTGGAAGAACTGGGCGCGGTTGGCCGCAAGCGCTGCACGGAAACCGTCGAACACTTCGATCGGCAGACCACCAGGATTCTTCTCGGACTTGACCATAATCGGAGGAACCGCACCGATCAGTACCGCCTTGGAAACCCGGCCGTTACCGCCGTGCTTGGCCACATAGCGGGCAACTTCACCGCCGCCGGTCGAATGGCCGACGTGAATGGCACCCTTCAGGTCGAGGTGAGCGGCGAGTTCTGCGACGTCAGCGGCGTAGGTATCCATTTCATTGCCGGCCGCCGTCTGGCTCGAGCGGCCGTGACCGCGGCGGTCATGGGCGATGACGCGGTAGCCCTGGTTCAGGAAAAACAGCATCTGCGCATCCCAGTCGTCGGCACTCAGCGGCCAGCCGTGATGGAAGACGATCGGCTGACCTGTACCCCAGTCCTTGTAGAAGATCTGCGTTCCGTCCTTGGTCGTAATCGTGCTGCTGCTCATAGTGTCCTTACCTTTCGAAGATTGCTTTGCGGGAGAGGCTTGTGTGGTTTGAGCGAAGGGCATAACGGCGGCCGTGGCGGCCAGGCCGAGTCCGGCCGTCATGACACCTCGGCGGGTAACTTGATTGATCGACTGGCTCATTTCAATCTCCATTAATTTCATATCGCGATATTTGTTATCGCGATATATATACGTTTAAGGCCATTTCAAATTGTTGTCTATAAAAAAATTATCGCGATATCATTTTTCGTGATAGATAAAGGAGGCGCGTGTCAATTGGAAGACATCCATGTCCGAACCTAAGCCCGTCCCGTTGGACAATCAGCTTTGCTTTTCGCTCTATGCTGCAAGCATCGCCATCAATCGCACATAC is part of the Rhizobium jaguaris genome and encodes:
- a CDS encoding MmgE/PrpD family protein, which translates into the protein MTEVTRILARYLVQAKPDDVPAAVKREAVRSFLNWLGCAVGGSVHPTLDRATEALRPFIGAGQATVLGRGEKTDILNAALLNGISSHVFDFDDTHLRTIIHPAGPVASAILAFAEHHPVSGADFLHAFILGVETECRIGNAVYPAHYDIGWHITGTAGVFGAAAAVGKLLKLDEQQMVWALGIAGTQSSGFREMFGTMCKSFHPGRAAQNGMTAALLAKQNFTSSDRVLEAPRGFAHVMSAARNFDEITQGLGEHFEISLNTYKPFACGIVIHPAIDGCVQLRNEHGLKAEDVASIELEVHPLVLELTGKKTPRTGLEGKFSVYHSAAAAIIYGAAGEGEYDDDVVRDPKVIALRDRVSTTASQSIHEDEVKVRLTTIDGRVLDKHVAHAIGSLERPMSNADLEAKFRGLVDPVLGQAGSAALLELAWKIGELADASEIARAGANVARARQAEAV
- a CDS encoding SDR family NAD(P)-dependent oxidoreductase translates to MSEQSLAGRVAIVTGAARNIGRQIALDLASAGAAVVVNALSSRAEAEAAAAEIQSAGGRAIVTLADVATEEGAQRLVASALDAFGKLDCVVNNAANRRETPFADLSYAEWREVLSIILDGAFLMAKAAQPALSRSDNAAIINIGGMSAHTGAANRAHVVTAKAGIVGLTRGLAHDLAPQGITVNCVVPGMIGTARGRSSAQNPAHHAVHAPLVGRRGRPEEVAALVQFLAGPNARYLTGQTIHANGGVFLP
- a CDS encoding MmgE/PrpD family protein — encoded protein: MNQHSPLATTTIAETLAQWIAGLSRDGISKKAIDISRMLIVDVAGLAIAARNEDYVAATIAATDKGVTTAIGHHGGFDAFSAALINGTAAHGEDYDDTFEGGPVHSGAVIVPAVLAICEREGLSGDRLLKGVAVGVELLCRLSLVAPKAIHTAGFHPTAVIGTVAAAAAVSASLGLSESETVSAIGIAGSMAAGIIEYLAEGTWTKRMHAGNAAQSGIRAALMARGGFLGPRTVMEGTHGFFHAFAPSREPDFGVLLRDLGQDWIMETIAFKPYACGTMTQPFIDCAVQLAETGVSADQIVEIVCDVGEGTVHRLWEPLAVKHAPQTPYAAKFSTPICMAFGFLDRKAGLAQFTGERIADPAVRALAAKIRYRIDPNDEYPKNFTGHLLATLSDGSQLEFRQPYMRGGKHAPLTVEEIETKFVDNAVYGGWSRETALAFLTLSQTIFDGADIDRLKEFAL
- a CDS encoding tripartite tricarboxylate transporter permease; its protein translation is MAVFMHLLDVLTTPGIIFAAFAGVAWGVVGSSMPGISASIAMALLLPFTYGMQSSMAIVLLASAYFGAEYGGSIPAILIRTPGTNAAAATVLDGYAMKQQGRAGEALGISLYSGILGGIFGLVVLVLLTEPLSRLALAFHPTSYFALGILGLSVIGSLAGENLIKGLMAGVLGLMIAAIGTDPVTGLNRFTFGSPELLSGIPPILVLVGLYALSELMATASEPAWDKADAGSARVRFPSKAIWKRIWPAQLIGMIVGVIEGVTPGAGGTVAAFLAYNEARRWSRHKDEFGKGAPEGIAAPETANTTVSKTALIPLLSLGIPGTNSTAVLLGGFLIQDLIPGPMLFVQHADIVFDLYVGLGVSVIALLVAGYAFMPPCIWLVNRPKSYLMAFIFALLVSGVYAIEYSLFQVGVALSFGALGYAMRYFRLPFLPMVLGVVLGFLIESNYRRALVLSAGDYSTFITDPISAGLLAVALLFIVGSLVGHVRGRRRNDKTAQSSQPAQESQIVKGHS
- a CDS encoding tripartite tricarboxylate transporter TctB family protein; this encodes MKRDLVCGILMLALAIAYYSVAAAIPHSMLADSVGPQGLPISYAIVLGILSLLLIANTLLGRGGGVHAVVSAGKNTVKSDRYAALRAAGMVLMGAAYIAILPWLGYILSLALLIFFVAWYLERRLTPWMLPIAAAGGVVFWVIFVEILQVPQPAGLWPSLI
- a CDS encoding Bug family tripartite tricarboxylate transporter substrate binding protein, which encodes MGINFKPKAISLALALVTLPFSAAIAQQKYPAPIVKLVTHSSPGGGSDVFLREMLPYLQPYLGPKLVVENVTGGSGAKAMSTVASSTPDGSWFYATTPTYIYTSLLSTPEATYKDMEPLVNVFYDPEVIYTSVDSKFQTLPDVIAAAEEGRGKWGAANPASLERQVLEQIKAKTGVNASIITFEGGGDMQINVLNGTLDIGVGEIGEIRAQLDAGKLRMLAVVGDHRLNLFPDLKTAKEQGIDVSVVKFRGLAGPKNLPPAVIAAWEAAIPKLLADPKYKKIYTENDLEPGFMKHDEYVSFMNKFGSDTQAFLKASGVIQ
- a CDS encoding FCD domain-containing protein, with amino-acid sequence MKTPDLDILRFQSMTSVLKHEIEQLVLSGHFASGERLNENALATRFQVSRGPIREACRALAESGLLELIPNRGVFVRSVSEEEALDVYDVRAALFGLAARLSAARMSEADLAKLDELLDTMDRFAEQGSLDEYYPVNLKFHQAILQGSGNKRLVDDYAALIKELHLFRARGLLHGGGLERSNLEHRQIVDALKARDPEAAFRAAFDHVQRGKDRMLHVEDPGRAKELAGKTA
- a CDS encoding chromate transporter codes for the protein MRNSQGQSPTALGLFLIFARIGLTSFGGGLSGWFLREFVQMRKWMTEEEFFNGLAISQALPGINIKNLAIWIGYRMLGRKGAVAGFLGIIVPPGIVIVLLGTLFASLMRFDVTHLLLEGAAAAAVGLSLSMGLTAAWRVPREVMPIALMIATFVAIGILHWPLIWTVLGAGSVSVALSYFNV
- a CDS encoding chromate transporter, whose translation is MSNPLWDLLTVFAPISIVTIGGGQSAIADIHRQVVDVHHWMTQAEFVNAFAISRMTPGPGSLLATLIGWQVAGFWGAVVATLALFGPTAFLIYGVAHVWSRFQGARWQIALETGLRPIAAGMILAATYILFNAMDGGWVAEGVALASTAVLMLTRINPLLLLACGAGIFVSLHGIV
- a CDS encoding alpha/beta fold hydrolase; translation: MSQSINQVTRRGVMTAGLGLAATAAVMPFAQTTQASPAKQSSKGKDTMSSSTITTKDGTQIFYKDWGTGQPIVFHHGWPLSADDWDAQMLFFLNQGYRVIAHDRRGHGRSSQTAAGNEMDTYAADVAELAAHLDLKGAIHVGHSTGGGEVARYVAKHGGNGRVSKAVLIGAVPPIMVKSEKNPGGLPIEVFDGFRAALAANRAQFFHDVPAGPFYGFNRPGATVSEGIIDNWWRQGMMGGAKAHYDCIKAFSETDFTEDLKKIDVPVLVMHGDDDQIVPIADSALLSSKLLKNATLKVYKGFPHGMATTHADAINADLLAFFKA